One genomic window of Cupriavidus sp. P-10 includes the following:
- a CDS encoding 2,4'-dihydroxyacetophenone dioxygenase family protein — MQVYSRKFHNPRGVQAAVNPLPPDARPDIFFGNLTDIDDIRWISQADGVSFLPLCLGVTQGYYVNLLRVRKSGVLSCHKHFGAVHAVVLKGRWFYLEHEEMYTEGSFIMEPPGETHTLVVPDDVPEMVTWFHAMAGYIYLEDGNIIGHEDVFTKLNAARRHYEENGLDQRDLDKLIR, encoded by the coding sequence GTGCAAGTGTATTCGCGCAAATTCCACAATCCCCGCGGCGTGCAAGCCGCGGTGAACCCGCTGCCGCCTGACGCGCGCCCTGACATCTTTTTCGGCAACCTGACCGACATCGACGATATCCGATGGATCTCGCAGGCCGATGGCGTTTCGTTTTTGCCGCTGTGCCTTGGCGTGACGCAAGGATATTACGTCAATCTGCTGCGCGTCCGTAAGTCCGGGGTGCTGTCTTGCCACAAGCACTTCGGCGCGGTGCACGCCGTCGTTCTCAAGGGTCGCTGGTTCTATCTGGAGCATGAAGAGATGTACACCGAAGGCTCTTTCATCATGGAGCCGCCCGGGGAGACCCATACGCTGGTGGTGCCGGACGACGTGCCCGAAATGGTCACCTGGTTCCACGCCATGGCGGGCTACATCTATCTCGAGGACGGCAACATCATCGGCCACGAGGATGTCTTCACCAAGCTCAACGCCGCGCGGCGGCACTACGAAGAGAACGGCCTGGACCAGCGCGACCTCGACAAGCTGATCCGCTGA
- a CDS encoding LysR family transcriptional regulator → MDRYSELVAFLQSARSRSFSAAARNLDLTPSAVSKLVARLETRLGVRLFVRQGRTVALTEEGQRYLPSAERVVEAMADAEAHGEALGEALHGRIRIHTMLTFARHQIVPWLPQFLQAHPGLSVEFHIAPQYEDAFDKGVDIAIHSGALPSSSRVARKIASSRWIVCAAPAYLARHGTPETPDDLQQHTCVGFSFVSEWNVWPFRAMDGTTYGVRPASVVDTTQGEIARDLALGGFGIVRLAEFHIGVDLRAGRLVPVLESYQDPAKEPLYLVYPNRKHLSPRVKVFCDTLTERMAAQPWAR, encoded by the coding sequence GTGGACAGATACTCAGAGCTCGTCGCATTCCTGCAGTCGGCACGCAGCCGCAGCTTTTCCGCGGCCGCGCGCAATCTCGACCTCACGCCGTCGGCGGTCAGCAAGCTGGTGGCGCGACTGGAGACGCGGCTCGGCGTGCGCCTGTTCGTGCGCCAGGGTCGCACGGTGGCGTTGACCGAAGAGGGACAGCGCTATCTGCCCAGCGCCGAGAGGGTGGTGGAAGCGATGGCCGATGCCGAAGCGCACGGCGAAGCGCTTGGCGAAGCGCTGCACGGCAGGATCCGCATCCACACCATGCTGACCTTCGCGCGGCACCAGATCGTGCCGTGGCTGCCGCAATTCCTGCAAGCACACCCGGGACTGTCGGTGGAATTCCATATTGCGCCGCAGTATGAAGACGCCTTCGACAAAGGCGTCGATATCGCCATCCATAGCGGCGCCCTGCCCAGCTCATCGCGCGTGGCGCGCAAGATCGCGTCGAGCCGGTGGATCGTCTGCGCCGCGCCCGCCTACCTGGCGCGGCATGGCACGCCGGAGACGCCAGACGATCTGCAGCAGCACACCTGCGTCGGCTTCAGCTTTGTCAGTGAATGGAACGTGTGGCCGTTCCGAGCCATGGACGGCACGACCTACGGCGTGCGGCCGGCCAGCGTTGTCGACACCACGCAGGGCGAGATCGCGCGCGACCTCGCGCTCGGCGGCTTCGGCATCGTACGGCTGGCCGAGTTCCATATCGGCGTGGATCTGCGCGCCGGCCGCCTGGTGCCAGTGCTGGAGTCTTACCAGGATCCGGCCAAGGAGCCGCTTTACCTGGTCTACCCCAACCGCAAGCATCTCAGCCCGCGCGTCAAGGTCTTCTGCGATACCTTGACCGAACGGATGGCGGCGCAGCCCTGGGCGCGGT